The Aspergillus nidulans FGSC A4 chromosome VII nucleotide sequence TGGACCATGGCGTCGGCGATCTCAGAGGAGTACTGGCGGCGGGCAGCGAAGGCCTGGCGAGCGGAGGCCTGGATCATGGAGGGTTGCTGGCGCTTGATGGTCTGGAAGGGGGTGGCCATGCGCTGGGTGGTGAGGGTGCGGGCCTGGATGCGGGCGGCAGGGCGAGCGACCTTCATGGTCGAGGCCAGGCGCTGAGCGAAGACACGAGAGGCGGCCATTGTGATGTGATGGAGTTGAGATGGAGgtgaggagatggatgatgggaAAGGAAGATGGActgaggatggaagaagagaagaagagagagagagaaagtcttccaggagagaaagggaaCCGAAGAAAAATGGGGAGGAAACCGGCCCTAGCACCTAAATACGTCTCCCGCTTAATTTTCGCCCTTTTTTCACCAAACCCTCCGCGTCTTTCGTGCGCTAGCTGTCTTGGGGGGTGTGTAAAACTTGGGAACAACCCTACGCCGAACCTCCCGTACGAAGCCCGTACAGTGTATTCTATCCCTGGCTTTCCCAGCCTGGTAAGTCGGGTCCCTTCGGGACGGGGCCAAGGAGACTGAGTTTCCGGGTTAACCAATAATGCCGCCAGCCGTGGAGCGGTCTGAGCTGTCTATCGTGAATCCGTGACGCTGAATTGCTCAGTCCAAGTCGGAGACGCTGGAATCCACCggttgctccagccacgGCGAAGAATCCACTTACCTTCCGGGCTTCCGCCAGCTGGCAACATATTTTTGAGGCTGATAtagccttctcctccatcacgaTAAGCCCTGACTACCTTGCTACGGGCCAATTGCAATTTGTTTGCTGGTTACGCTTTACAAAAGGTGGCCGTTACTgagcaaaaagaaaatgatgtAAAAATTTGCGAGTGGGTCCCATAGCTGGATGGGTCCGATAAAATGGTACTGCCCCACTTAGTGGCAGCTCGCGACCAGTCACAAGCCCAGGACCGCAAGCTAGAATGATAGACGGCACCTCGGACGCAAATCTTGACCAATCCGGCCCGAATCGGGAATGCGGCTCCACAGCTGCAGCACCGGACTTGGTCACAAACAAGGCTCCCAGACCAAGGTGAGAGTTGGCCGAGGGTGACTGTTCGGTTGGAAGGAATTCCTGTCAATTTCAAGTTTCAGGCCTGCAATCATGCGCTCTGGGGGAAGACGTGGCTTGAAAGTAACACGGTAAACCCAGGAGTCAGGTAAATTACCGTACTCTGGATCCTTCGCCGTCTCACCGATTCTCGGATTGGAAACTCCCGTTCTGGGCCGGAGTCCACCCGAGGAACAAACAGAGCTGCTCCTCTGGCAGACGGACAAGAGGAGAGAACACCACCATTCTTTCGAGGGGCGAAGGCCTGATTATATATCTTGCCTGGATCCTCTCTCACCAACGCAGTAAAAAATGTGCTGGACGAACCCGGGCTGAATGTAGCTGGTCTCTTCAATCCCGATCTCTTCACAAAATAGCTTAGCGTACATTTTGCCTAAATCCCCCTGTCCTGCATCGCGATCGCTTGATTTTCCGGCTGCAGGAGACAAGGTTTACTTTTTCTCCCTTTATTTTGTCCTTGTCCTACTCAGAGAACACTTTATTTACCTGTCGCTGTGCTCTCAGTTTATTTAATAAAAAAAACAGAGCTGAGCGTTCTGATGCGTATAATTGACGCAGCAACCGCTCAGGTCTGCTCTCTCGTCTCTTGTCAATATGACGAATGCGCGTGACTTCATAGTTTGCTTAGTCACCTGATCAAGGGGATCCTGAGCAGCCAGCTTGACAGGGATACAGCTCCTGCGTCCCTGGTTCCGGCGGCTTTTCCCGAGTGCTCGCGCCCggctttgttgctgctgctggccaaCCCCTGCAATAGCGAAACTTCTTATCGTTCTCTTCTTACGTCTCCAACTGCAGCCGCAGATTGTGTAGATCTCCTTAATCCATGGCATTATTTGAGCCAGGGAATGTTAGGACTGTCATATAGCTTGACTCGCGGTCGCGGTACTCGCGGATAATCGCATGCTTGCCTCGGTTATTGTCCGGGCGATAGGAGCTGCTCCGTAAGGGCGTGGGCTTTACGCGGATTGGCGTGGTAATTATACGGCTTTCTGGGAGTGTCCGTTATCTTGCGAAAACACTGGTGGTCTTTTTCAACAGTAACGGCCTGTAATTTTGATCCAGAAAAGAGACTGAATCGTCAGACTGGGGACACAACTCCATCCAAGTTCGGTGTCTCCATAAATACAGTAAAGTACTCTGTCGATAGACGCAGAGGCTTAATCATGTGATCTAAGTTACAATATTTGGTCACCGCGTCCTGTGCGCTTTATGCGCTTTTATGCTCCTTATGCTCGTCCCCCAGATAGGCACAGTGCTAACAGGTAATTAATCCTCAAAAACAAAGTGACTACAGTCAGGGTTGACCTCTTCATCAATTGCATATCCTACCCATTCGATCAAGGCCGTAGTTTCGTCCTCCTGTGTTTGCAGTTTGTATCTCGGTTTCCGATATATATCTGAGCCGCGCTTCAGCGATCAAAGAGCCGCCAACCTCAAGTTCTTAACATTTGAAACTAAGAATATATCCATGAGAATCTATAGGATGAGGAGTTTCGTTCGCGGGCACATAAACCATATATTACGGTGCGATATAGACCGGCTTTGTGCTTTGCAAGGTCCCAGGTTGTAGCTACAATCTAAGTGAACTACCAAGCCTGACCTATTCTATC carries:
- a CDS encoding ATP synthase subunit C family protein (transcript_id=CADANIAT00008261), giving the protein MAASRVFAQRLASTMKVARPAARIQARTLTTQRMATPFQTIKRQQPSMIQASARQAFAARRQYSSEIADAMVQVSQNIGMGSAAIGLGGAGIGIGVVFGSLLLAVSRNPALRGQLFSYAILGFAFVEAIGLFDLMVAMMCKYV